The Treponema succinifaciens DSM 2489 region GGATTTGCGCGGCGGAAAAATTATAATGGTTACTGATGACGAGTCGCGCGAGAATGAAGGCGACTTGATTTGCGCGGCAAGATTTGCTACAGGCGAAAATATAAATTTCATGGCGCGGAATGCGTGCGGACTTATCTGTATGCCAGTAAGCTCTGAAATTGCAAAGAAATTCAATTTTTATCCGATGACGTTTCAAAATCAGGACAACCACGAAACTGCCTTTACAGTTTCCGTGGACCATGTTTCAACGACAACAGGAATCAGCGCATTTGAAAGAAGCACTACAGCAATTGCGCTTGTAAATCCTGAAACAAGGTCTGAAGATTTCCGTCGCCCTGGACATATGTTTCCTTTGGTTGCAAAAGACAAGGGAATTTTTGAACGCCAGGGACATACAGAGGCGACTGTTGATTTGTGCCGTCTTGCAGGTCTTGAGCCTGCTGGACTTTGCTGCGAGATTATGAGCGCAGACGGACACATGGCGCGCCGCCCTGAACTTGAAGAAAAAGCAAAAGAATGGAATTTGACTCTTATAACGATTGCCGATTTGATTGAATATAGAAAGTCAACTGAGAAATTCATTGAGCGTGTTGCAGAAGCGAATCTTCCCACAAAATATGGCGACTTTAGGCTTTACGGATTTTTGGACACAATCACGGGCGAGCATCACGAGGCTTTGGTTATGGGAAATGTTTCCGACGGAAAAAGTGTTTTGTGCCGTGTCCACAGCGAATGTCTTACAGGCGACACTTTCGGTTCAAGAAAATGCGATTGCGGCGAGCAGTTTGATCTTGCGATGAAAAAAATTTCTCAGGAAGGAAGGGGAGTTCTTGTTTATCTTTCTCAGGAAGGAAGAGGAATCGGAATCCTTAACAAGATAAAGGCTTACAGTCTTCAGGACAAAGGCATGGACACCGTGGATGCTAATCTTGCGCTTGGTCTTCCAGAAGATGCCCGGGACTATTCGTGTGGAATTCAAATTCTTAAAAACCTCGGAGTTTCAAAACTTCGCCTTATGACAAACAATCCGCAGAAAATTGACGCCATGAACTGCAAGGAAAATGGAATTGAAATCGAAGAGCGTATTCCGCTTGAAATTCCGGTTCAAAAATATGATGAATTTTATTTGAGAACAAAGGCAAAACGGATGGGGCATCTGCTTTCTAACGTTTAGCGATTTCTAAAAATATTTTGGAGGAAAAAATGAAAGTTATTGAAGGAAAAGTTGTTTCTGGAAGTGCTGGCAAAATCAAAGTTGGAATTGTCGCCGCAAGGTTCAATGAGTTTATTGTTTCAAAACTTGTCGCGGGCGCAAAAGACGGACTTGTCCGTCACGATGTTGAAGATGATGACATAACTCTTTGCTGGGTTCCTGGCGCTTTTGAGATTCCTGTTGCTGCGAAAAAAATGGCTGAAAGCAAAAAATATGATGCTATTATTTGCCTTGGTGCTGTAATCCGTGGAGCTACAAGCCACTATGACTATGTTTGCGCTGAAGTTTCAAAGGGAATTGCCCAAGTTAGCTTGCAGACTGGACTTCCTGTTATGTTCGGGGTTCTTACAACTGACACGATTGACCAGGCGATTGAACGCGCTGGAACAAAAGCCGGAAATAAAGGCTACGACTGCGCCCTTGGAGCAATTGAAATGGTAAATTTGCTCAAGCAGATGTAAAATGTCATCTTAGGGCTTGCCCCTGCGATGTTTCTGAAAGAAACTCGGTTGATAATCTATTTAAAATTTCCAACAGATTCCTGACCGAGTTTACTGCGTAAACATCGCAGTGTCGTAGCACGGGAATGACACTTAAATTACTGTTCTTATCAAAACTTGACATTTGGGCTAATAAAACTTAGTCTTTGATTTTACTTGCAGCATCTTCAATTGAAATAGATTCAAAGATTTCCCTTGTCTTTAAGTTCTTGAGTGTGATTGTATTCGCAGTTTCGCTGTTGCTTGAAAGCATGATTCCCCAGGGAATTTGTTTTTTATCTGTTACAGAATACTGTTTGTTGATTTTTACAGTGTCTGGGAATACTTCCACGGAAATTCCTTCTTTGCGGAGTTTTGCCGCCACTTCCTGATATTGAACATTCAGATTTTCATCAGTGTTGAATATTTCCACATCAAGGTAGCTGCCTTTTGCATTTGTAATTCCAAGCTCAGAAAGCCCCGCAATCAGCCTGTCCAAACCAATGCTTGAACCTACGCCTGGCAGTTTTTCCTTCATGTAAAGACCTGCAAGGTTGTCATACCTTCCGCCGGAACAAACAGAGCCTATTGACGGAAGTTTCTCAAGGAAAGTTTCGTAAACAATGCCTGTGTAATAGTCAAGTCCGCGTGTGATTGCAGGATCAAGCATATAAGTGCCTTCAATTCCCGCTGCTTTCATCATGCTGAAGATTGTTTTCATGCGTTTTGAGTCTTCATCTTCGCCGCCGGCAAGCTCTTCTATGTGTGAAAGTGTCTCTTCAAAAGAAGAAAGGGGCTTTATGTAGTCAATAATCTTTGCGCTTGAATCCGCGTTTCCTGTAATTTCTTCAAGTTCCGCTGAAACTTTTTCTTCGCCAACTTTGGCAATCTTGTCTACTGCTCTCAAAATATCTTCCGACTTTTCTGAAAGGCCAAGTTTCTTTAAAAAGCGGTTGAAAATTCCTCTGTGGTTTACGTGAATCTTTATTTCGTCAACGCCAATTGCAGAAAGGGCTGCTTTCATAAGGCTTAGTGTCTCAAAGTCCGATACTGCGCTGTCGCTTCCTACTGTGTCAAAGTCGCACTGTACAAATTCTCTGTATCTTCCTACCTGAGGCTTTTCTCCGCGCCATACTTTTGAAATGTGGTATCTTTTGAATGGAAAGTAAAGTTCTTCTTTGTGCTGTGCAGTGAATCTTGCGAAAGGAACTGTCAAGTCAAATCTCATTGCGACATCTCTTCCGCCGTTGTCTTCAAAGCGGAACATCTGCTTTTCTGTTTCGCCGTTGCTTTTTCTGAGCAAAATTTCTGTATATTCAAGAACAGGAGTGTCTATAGGAACGAATCCGTAAGAGCGGAATGTCTTTGTGAGTTTTTCAATTAAATCAGAACGCAAAATTTCATCCTGAGGAAGAAAGTCTCTGAATCCTTTTAAGATTTTTGGTTGAATAAATGTTTCCATAATAAAATATACTATAATATAAATAGAATTTGCTCAATGAGTATGAGTATTTTGGCAATTGTTGGCTTCATTTATATTTTTGCCTTGCTTGAAAAAAAAATGCAAATGCAATATTTTTAATAAAATGGAACGTATTGCTGGAGGATGAAATTGCTTTTTGCGGTGGATATTGGAAACACAAATATTGTCGCAGCTATCTTTGATGGCGATAAAATTGCTGTTCAGTGGCGCATTGCAACTGATTCAAGACGTACAGGAGATGAATATACTTCTATTTTGCTTACGCTTTGCAGGGAAGCCGGGATCCAGATAAAGTTTCTTGAAAAAAGCATTATAAGTTCTGTTGTTCCTGCCTTGATTGGGCCTTTTGTTATTGTATGCCAGCATCTGTGCGGAAAAAATCCGTTTATCTTGTCTTCTGACCTTGCCTATAGCGGACGTCTTCCTGTCAGGCTTGATTCAGCTTCGCCTCATACAAATATTGGAACAGATTTGCTTTGCAATGCGGTGAGCGCCTGGAATTTATTTGAAGGAAAAGGTCCTGTTATTGCGGTTGACTTTG contains the following coding sequences:
- a CDS encoding type III pantothenate kinase: MKLLFAVDIGNTNIVAAIFDGDKIAVQWRIATDSRRTGDEYTSILLTLCREAGIQIKFLEKSIISSVVPALIGPFVIVCQHLCGKNPFILSSDLAYSGRLPVRLDSASPHTNIGTDLLCNAVSAWNLFEGKGPVIAVDFGTALTLTVADSGGTIRGVTISPGLGTAIKALATNAAQLPFVSLEAPSSSLGMNTETAIQAGVVLGYKGLVEYLVLQVKADLEKLTGDKAETVKVVATGGLNKVLKPITDVFTVVDKDLTIRGLKIISDLVL
- the hisS gene encoding histidine--tRNA ligase, whose amino-acid sequence is METFIQPKILKGFRDFLPQDEILRSDLIEKLTKTFRSYGFVPIDTPVLEYTEILLRKSNGETEKQMFRFEDNGGRDVAMRFDLTVPFARFTAQHKEELYFPFKRYHISKVWRGEKPQVGRYREFVQCDFDTVGSDSAVSDFETLSLMKAALSAIGVDEIKIHVNHRGIFNRFLKKLGLSEKSEDILRAVDKIAKVGEEKVSAELEEITGNADSSAKIIDYIKPLSSFEETLSHIEELAGGEDEDSKRMKTIFSMMKAAGIEGTYMLDPAITRGLDYYTGIVYETFLEKLPSIGSVCSGGRYDNLAGLYMKEKLPGVGSSIGLDRLIAGLSELGITNAKGSYLDVEIFNTDENLNVQYQEVAAKLRKEGISVEVFPDTVKINKQYSVTDKKQIPWGIMLSSNSETANTITLKNLKTREIFESISIEDAASKIKD
- a CDS encoding bifunctional 3,4-dihydroxy-2-butanone-4-phosphate synthase/GTP cyclohydrolase II, producing MKAEKFALIEKALQDLRGGKIIMVTDDESRENEGDLICAARFATGENINFMARNACGLICMPVSSEIAKKFNFYPMTFQNQDNHETAFTVSVDHVSTTTGISAFERSTTAIALVNPETRSEDFRRPGHMFPLVAKDKGIFERQGHTEATVDLCRLAGLEPAGLCCEIMSADGHMARRPELEEKAKEWNLTLITIADLIEYRKSTEKFIERVAEANLPTKYGDFRLYGFLDTITGEHHEALVMGNVSDGKSVLCRVHSECLTGDTFGSRKCDCGEQFDLAMKKISQEGRGVLVYLSQEGRGIGILNKIKAYSLQDKGMDTVDANLALGLPEDARDYSCGIQILKNLGVSKLRLMTNNPQKIDAMNCKENGIEIEERIPLEIPVQKYDEFYLRTKAKRMGHLLSNV
- the ribH gene encoding 6,7-dimethyl-8-ribityllumazine synthase translates to MKVIEGKVVSGSAGKIKVGIVAARFNEFIVSKLVAGAKDGLVRHDVEDDDITLCWVPGAFEIPVAAKKMAESKKYDAIICLGAVIRGATSHYDYVCAEVSKGIAQVSLQTGLPVMFGVLTTDTIDQAIERAGTKAGNKGYDCALGAIEMVNLLKQM